The following are encoded together in the Bos javanicus breed banteng chromosome X, ARS-OSU_banteng_1.0, whole genome shotgun sequence genome:
- the LOC133242336 gene encoding olfactory receptor 6N1-like, producing the protein MGNLTTIKEFLLLGFGSLHGLQFFLFGIFLGMYVVTLLGNLLILIVISLDRNLQTPMYFFLSNFSFLEIWYTTSIAPKMLQTLLVGPQVISFVGCVVQFYFFGSMAVAECFLLAAMSYDRYLAICSPLQYPSLMNLHMCVLLASGSWLGGFLTPVVTVAMTFQLPFCATYKIDHFFCDLAPVLKLACSDTEIVEKTTFLLASFVTMVPFLLTVASYIHIVAAVLRIPSAAGKQRAFSTCSSHLTVVTLYYGTLGTVYAIPAATQAAVLNKIFSLFYTVVTPMVNPIVYSLRNKDVQKAVRRLMSHWASAKGSSGPPPPPGSVFFSPNSLGFYEGHQALG; encoded by the coding sequence ATGGGTAATCTGACCACAATCAAAGAATTCCTCCTGCTGGGATTCGGGAGTCTCCATGggttacagttttttctttttgggaTATTTCTGGGAATGTATGTAGTGACTTTGCTGGGGAACCTTCTTATCCTTATCGTCATTTCCCTTGATCGTAACCTCCaaacccccatgtacttctttctgTCCAATTTCTCCTTCCTTGAGATCTGGTACACTACCTCTATTGCCCCTAAGATGCTGCAGACCCTTCTCGTAGGTCCCCAGGTGATTTCTTTTGTGGGCTGTGTGGTCCAGTTTTACTTCTTCGGTTCCATGGCAGTAGCTGAGTGCTTTCTTCTGGCTGCCATGTCTTACGACCGCTACCTTGCCATCTGCAGCCCCCTCCAGTACCCATCACTCATGAACCTCCACATGTGTGTCCTGCTTGCAAGCGGGTCTTGGCTGGGTGGCTTCCTAACCCCTGTGGTCACTGTTGCCATGACTTTTCAGCTGCCATTCTGTGCAACCTATAAGATTgaccacttcttctgtgacctGGCCCCTGTGCTGAAGCTGGCCTGCTCTGATACTGAGATTGTGGAGAAAACCACCTTCCTCCTGGCCTCCTTTGTCACCATGGTGCCCTTCTTACTCACCGTAGCCTCCTATATCCACATCGTGGCTGCTGTCCTCAGGATTCCATCAGCTGCAGGAAAGCAAcgagccttctccacctgctcctcccacctcacAGTGGTCACTCTGTACTATGGAACACTGGGAACGGTGTATGCCATCCCCGCAGCAACCCAGGCTGCTGTCCTGAACAAGATCTTCTCCTTGTTCTACACTGTGGTCACTCCCATGGTCAACCCCATCGTGTACAGCCTGAGAAACAAGGATGTTCAGAAGGCAGTGAGAAGGCTTATGAGTCACTGGGCATCTGCTAAGGGGAGCTCGgggcccccaccacccccagggagtgtttttttttctccgaACAGCCTGGGCTTCTATGAAGGACACCAAGCACTAGGCTGA